A part of Bacillus thuringiensis genomic DNA contains:
- a CDS encoding MgtC/SapB family protein: protein MVWYDIVLRLFIAIIVGACIGMERQWRHRMAGLRTNALVSLGACIFVLLSVMLDHDASPSRIAAQVVSGIGFLGGGVIIRDGFSIRGLNTAATLWCAAAVGTLTGAGFLVAAMLGATGVLLANILLRPIALFMNQKSKEESPEQTNYFLSLTCSEEHEAHIRFLLMHMVSSEGIGLKELYSEDVDSKQKVCIQATLHCSTNAAVLIEKIVSRMLLEAGVTAAGWKTSLDLEAS, encoded by the coding sequence ATGGTATGGTATGACATTGTATTAAGATTATTTATCGCAATTATTGTAGGTGCTTGCATCGGAATGGAACGGCAATGGAGACACAGGATGGCTGGATTACGGACAAATGCTCTCGTATCACTTGGTGCCTGTATATTTGTTTTATTATCCGTCATGCTTGATCACGATGCTAGCCCCTCACGTATTGCCGCTCAAGTCGTTAGTGGGATTGGTTTTTTAGGAGGCGGCGTTATTATCCGCGATGGTTTTAGTATTAGAGGGCTTAATACAGCGGCTACTCTATGGTGCGCAGCTGCTGTTGGTACTCTTACAGGCGCTGGTTTCCTCGTTGCAGCTATGTTAGGTGCAACCGGCGTTTTACTGGCAAATATACTACTCCGTCCAATCGCTCTCTTTATGAATCAAAAATCAAAAGAAGAGTCACCTGAACAAACGAACTACTTCCTTTCTCTTACTTGTTCAGAAGAACATGAAGCCCATATTCGTTTTTTACTTATGCACATGGTAAGTTCTGAAGGCATCGGTTTAAAAGAATTGTATAGTGAAGACGTAGATTCTAAGCAAAAAGTGTGTATACAAGCTACATTACATTGCAGTACAAATGCAGCAGTCTTAATTGAAAAAATAGTGAGTAGAATGCTATTAGAAGCTGGCGTTACTGCAGCTGGGTGGAAAACTTCATTAGATTTAGAAGCCAGTTAG
- a CDS encoding GNAT family N-acetyltransferase, which yields MMKIYETNRLHLREIDESYAEKILQYYDRNREFLKAWEEYRPDDFFTLDYQKKKLQKDRKEFAEGKIIRLWIFKKGDDTKIIGCISFNLIVRGIYQSCVLSYKLDKAELNKGYTTEALRKAIQVTFEEFQLHRIEAPIMPRNLASIQVVTKIGFQYEGVSRKMLMVNGVWEDHMRWVLLNE from the coding sequence ATGATGAAAATATACGAAACAAATCGTTTACATTTAAGGGAAATTGATGAGTCGTATGCTGAAAAAATTCTTCAATATTACGACAGAAATCGTGAATTTTTAAAAGCTTGGGAAGAGTATAGACCGGATGATTTTTTTACGTTAGATTATCAGAAGAAAAAGTTACAAAAGGATAGAAAAGAGTTTGCAGAAGGTAAAATCATCAGGCTTTGGATTTTTAAAAAGGGTGATGATACAAAAATTATTGGGTGTATCTCATTTAATCTAATCGTTCGCGGTATTTATCAATCTTGTGTGCTCAGCTATAAATTAGATAAGGCAGAATTGAATAAAGGTTACACGACAGAAGCGCTTAGGAAAGCTATTCAAGTTACTTTCGAAGAATTTCAGTTACATCGTATAGAAGCACCGATTATGCCACGAAATTTAGCATCTATACAAGTAGTGACGAAGATAGGCTTTCAATATGAGGGCGTGTCTAGGAAGATGTTAATGGTAAATGGAGTATGGGAAGATCATATGCGCTGGGTATTGTTAAATGAGTAA
- a CDS encoding DUF3894 domain-containing protein, translated as MYLNPKISYMQFFMGFLFVITFILATFNICSYLVAIICMALLNLTFVIGAFQQKQYTSFITALVMSFSFSIVAIVLYIK; from the coding sequence ATGTACTTGAATCCAAAAATTTCGTATATGCAATTTTTTATGGGATTTCTATTTGTTATTACATTCATATTGGCAACTTTTAATATATGCTCTTATCTTGTAGCAATTATATGTATGGCATTACTCAATCTTACTTTTGTTATTGGAGCATTTCAGCAGAAACAATATACAAGTTTTATTACAGCACTTGTAATGTCATTTTCCTTTAGTATTGTAGCGATTGTGCTTTATATAAAATAA
- a CDS encoding tripeptidase T, whose translation MINQERLVNEFMELVQVDSETKFEAEICKVLTKKFTDLGVEVFEDDTMAVTGHGAGNLICTLPATKDGVDTIYFTSHMDTVVPGNGIKPSIKDGYIVSDGTTILGADDKAGLASMFEAIRVLKEKNIPHGKIEFIITVGEESGLVGAKALDRERITAKYGYALDSDGKVGEIVVAAPTQAKVNAIIRGKTAHAGVAPEKGVSAITIAAKAIAKMPLGRIDSETTANIGRFEGGTQTNIVCDHVQIFAEARSLINEKMEVQVAKMKEAFETTAKEMGGQADVEVNVMYPGFKFADGDHVVEVAKRAAENIGRTPSLHQSGGGSDANVIAGHGIPTVNLAVGYEEIHTTNEKIPVEELAKTAELVVAIIEEVAK comes from the coding sequence ATGATTAATCAAGAACGTTTAGTAAATGAATTTATGGAATTAGTACAAGTAGATTCTGAAACGAAATTTGAAGCAGAAATTTGCAAAGTATTAACAAAGAAATTTACAGATTTAGGTGTAGAAGTATTTGAAGATGACACAATGGCTGTTACTGGGCATGGTGCAGGTAATTTAATTTGTACATTACCAGCAACAAAAGATGGTGTTGATACAATTTACTTTACTTCTCATATGGATACAGTAGTTCCTGGTAATGGAATTAAGCCTTCTATTAAAGATGGATATATCGTGTCAGATGGTACTACGATTTTAGGTGCGGATGATAAAGCAGGATTAGCATCAATGTTTGAAGCAATTCGTGTTTTAAAAGAGAAAAACATCCCTCATGGCAAAATTGAATTTATTATTACAGTTGGAGAAGAATCTGGTCTTGTTGGTGCAAAAGCATTAGATCGTGAGCGCATTACAGCGAAATACGGTTATGCATTAGATAGCGATGGAAAAGTTGGTGAAATTGTTGTTGCAGCTCCAACACAAGCGAAAGTGAATGCGATTATTCGTGGGAAAACAGCTCACGCTGGTGTAGCACCAGAAAAAGGTGTATCTGCAATTACTATCGCAGCGAAGGCAATTGCGAAGATGCCACTTGGTCGTATTGATTCTGAAACAACTGCAAATATTGGACGTTTTGAAGGTGGTACACAAACAAATATCGTTTGCGATCATGTACAAATCTTTGCAGAAGCGCGTTCTTTAATCAATGAGAAAATGGAAGTACAAGTTGCGAAAATGAAAGAAGCATTTGAAACAACTGCAAAAGAAATGGGCGGTCAAGCAGACGTTGAAGTAAACGTTATGTATCCAGGATTTAAATTTGCTGATGGCGATCACGTTGTAGAAGTTGCAAAACGTGCAGCTGAAAACATTGGTCGTACACCTTCTCTTCACCAAAGTGGTGGCGGAAGTGATGCAAACGTAATTGCAGGCCACGGTATTCCGACAGTTAACTTAGCGGTTGGTTATGAAGAAATTCATACAACAAACGAAAAGATTCCTGTTGAAGAATTAGCAAAAACAGCAGAATTAGTTGTTGCAATTATTGAAGAAGTAGCAAAGTAA
- the prli42 gene encoding stressosome-associated protein Prli42, protein MHKKAQKVMVYVMLISMLVTTLLAGASMFW, encoded by the coding sequence ATGCATAAAAAAGCTCAAAAAGTTATGGTTTATGTAATGCTAATTTCTATGCTTGTAACAACATTACTTGCTGGCGCAAGTATGTTTTGGTAA
- a CDS encoding aromatic acid exporter family protein: MFKIGYRTVKTAIGTGAAVFIAQLLGLEFYSSAGILVILCVQNTKRKSLQVSLHRFLACVLSMVFAFCIFETMGYTPLAISILLLTFIPTAVMLKIQEGIVTSSVIVMHLYSLKQITWLIVGNEIAILTIGISVALLVNMYMPSSENKLKEYQDTIESNFKTILFEMVVYLRNRESSWSGAELIETENMLNEARDLSFKKLENAFMREDGYYYRYFNMRMQQFEILERMIPLAASLSWTYEQADMIADVVENIGNAISPESTGVISLRQLQEMRELFRDMPLPVTREEFEIRAKLVQLVYEMEQYLLIKSRFKGKDNIKELI, from the coding sequence ATGTTCAAAATTGGATACCGTACAGTAAAAACAGCAATAGGGACAGGCGCAGCAGTTTTTATTGCGCAGTTATTAGGATTAGAATTTTATAGTTCAGCGGGCATTTTAGTTATATTATGTGTACAAAATACGAAACGTAAATCACTTCAAGTGTCGTTACATCGTTTTTTAGCTTGTGTATTATCAATGGTATTCGCGTTTTGTATTTTTGAAACAATGGGATATACACCACTTGCAATTAGTATATTATTACTTACATTTATTCCGACTGCAGTTATGCTTAAAATTCAAGAAGGTATTGTCACGAGTTCAGTTATTGTGATGCATCTATATTCATTGAAACAAATCACATGGCTTATTGTTGGGAATGAAATTGCGATATTAACGATAGGAATTAGCGTGGCTTTATTAGTGAATATGTATATGCCAAGTAGTGAAAATAAGCTAAAAGAGTATCAGGATACAATAGAAAGTAATTTTAAAACAATTTTGTTTGAAATGGTGGTGTACTTACGAAACAGAGAAAGTAGCTGGAGCGGGGCAGAACTTATTGAAACTGAAAATATGCTAAATGAAGCAAGGGATTTATCGTTTAAGAAACTTGAGAATGCATTTATGCGAGAAGATGGCTATTACTATCGTTATTTCAATATGCGCATGCAACAATTCGAAATTTTAGAGCGGATGATACCATTAGCAGCTTCGTTATCATGGACATATGAACAAGCTGACATGATTGCGGATGTGGTTGAAAACATTGGGAATGCTATTAGCCCTGAGAGTACTGGGGTTATTTCCTTAAGACAGCTGCAAGAAATGAGAGAATTATTTAGAGATATGCCATTGCCAGTTACACGTGAGGAATTTGAGATACGTGCGAAGCTTGTACAACTTGTGTATGAAATGGAACAATATTTACTCATTAAAAGCCGTTTTAAGGGAAAGGATAATATAAAAGAACTTATATAG
- a CDS encoding DNA polymerase IV has translation MREMYPKNGRVILHVDMNCFFASVEIAHNPSLQGKPLAVAGNEKERKGIIITCSYEARDYGIRTTMPLWEAKRLCPQLVVMRPNFTLYREASFQMFQILSRFTEKIQPVSIDEGYLDITDCYALGSPLEIAKMIQQALLTELQLPCSIGIAPNLFLAKTASDMKKPLGITVLRKRDISEMIWPLPVEAMHGIGEKTAEKLNDIHIQTIEQLAKGNEHIIRAKIGKHGVDLQRRAKGMDDREVDPSQMGQHKSIGNSMTFSKDMDEEKELLDMLERLSKSVSKRLQKRTLVSYNIQIMIKYQDRRTVTRSKQLKNAIWEERDIFQAASRLWKQHWDGDSVRLLGVTATEIEWKTESVKQLDLFSFEEDAKEEPLLAVIDQINDKYGMPLLQRGSQLLRKQEKSFQQKLENKFM, from the coding sequence ATGCGAGAAATGTATCCGAAAAATGGTCGTGTTATTTTGCATGTAGATATGAATTGTTTTTTCGCATCTGTTGAAATTGCTCATAACCCATCATTACAAGGGAAGCCGTTAGCAGTTGCTGGAAATGAAAAAGAAAGAAAAGGAATTATCATAACATGTAGTTATGAGGCGAGAGACTATGGAATACGTACAACGATGCCTCTTTGGGAAGCAAAAAGGTTATGTCCACAATTAGTTGTAATGCGTCCTAATTTTACATTATATCGTGAAGCTTCATTTCAAATGTTTCAAATTCTTTCCCGTTTTACGGAAAAAATACAACCAGTCTCAATAGATGAAGGATATTTAGATATTACAGATTGCTACGCACTCGGTTCGCCTCTTGAAATAGCAAAGATGATTCAGCAGGCGTTATTAACAGAGTTACAACTTCCGTGTAGCATCGGAATTGCTCCTAACCTTTTCCTAGCAAAAACAGCTTCTGATATGAAAAAGCCTCTCGGTATTACCGTACTTCGAAAACGAGATATTTCAGAAATGATTTGGCCACTTCCAGTTGAAGCGATGCATGGAATTGGAGAAAAAACAGCTGAAAAATTAAATGATATTCATATACAAACAATTGAACAGTTAGCAAAAGGAAACGAACATATCATTCGCGCTAAAATTGGAAAGCATGGTGTTGATTTACAAAGGCGGGCAAAAGGTATGGATGATAGGGAAGTTGACCCGAGTCAAATGGGACAACATAAAAGTATCGGTAATTCGATGACTTTTTCAAAGGATATGGATGAAGAGAAAGAATTACTTGATATGTTAGAACGGCTATCAAAATCAGTGAGTAAAAGATTACAAAAACGAACTCTTGTCAGCTATAATATTCAAATTATGATTAAATATCAGGATAGGCGGACAGTAACGCGGAGTAAGCAATTGAAAAATGCGATTTGGGAAGAACGAGATATTTTTCAGGCAGCATCTCGTTTATGGAAGCAACATTGGGACGGTGATTCCGTTCGTTTACTAGGTGTTACAGCTACTGAAATAGAGTGGAAGACAGAATCGGTGAAACAATTAGATTTGTTTTCATTTGAAGAAGATGCGAAAGAAGAGCCGCTACTTGCTGTCATCGATCAAATTAATGATAAGTATGGAATGCCACTTTTACAACGAGGTAGTCAATTATTACGTAAGCAGGAAAAGTCTTTTCAGCAAAAATTAGAAAATAAGTTTATGTAG
- a CDS encoding L,D-transpeptidase, which yields MPYLLSFILCLSLSPIWPLGDNPRAGDPFIIVNKATNKLAYIDDGKIQKVFPVATGKTNELTPEGTFDVVMKAKDPYYIAKDIPGGSPKNPLGSRWIGFNARGTDGSKYGIHGTNQPSSIGKYISQGCIRMKKNDVEYLFDRIPIGTKVWIVKSKKSFQQLAKQKGAIAYEKANEKVGFFYCNKLS from the coding sequence ATGCCGTATCTTCTCTCTTTCATATTATGTCTTTCTTTATCACCTATTTGGCCTCTTGGTGATAATCCACGTGCCGGAGATCCTTTCATTATTGTAAATAAAGCGACGAATAAACTAGCTTATATTGACGATGGAAAGATTCAAAAGGTTTTTCCAGTAGCGACAGGGAAAACAAATGAATTAACTCCAGAGGGAACTTTTGATGTTGTAATGAAAGCGAAGGATCCGTATTATATTGCGAAGGATATTCCAGGTGGATCACCGAAAAATCCACTTGGGTCAAGGTGGATTGGATTTAATGCAAGAGGAACTGATGGGAGTAAATATGGAATACATGGAACAAACCAACCTAGTTCAATTGGAAAGTATATTTCACAAGGATGTATAAGAATGAAGAAAAACGATGTGGAGTATTTATTTGATCGCATTCCAATTGGAACGAAAGTATGGATTGTGAAGTCGAAAAAATCATTTCAGCAATTGGCAAAACAAAAAGGAGCCATTGCATATGAAAAAGCCAACGAAAAGGTTGGCTTTTTCTATTGTAATAAGTTGTCTTGA